The genomic interval AATCAAGTAAAAGCTGCATGAGTTCCAGAGCCTCCTGATCCCAAAGATAGGACTTGAGGGAGTCAAAATTGAGTATCTCTGTTCCGGTTAACAATTGTGCAAATGGTTTCGACTCGAGCTTTAGCTGGCATTCAATTCCAAGCGCATAGATCCGAATACAGTCATCAAATTCCCGATAGACCATGCACGACGGAGTAAGCCGCACATACGTACTACCTTGCCGAAGATCATCCGGAATCTCTTCAGCAGAGGGTACCGGATCCTTCGCCATTCCAGGCCAGTTTTCCCGAACGGGATGCGTCATCGCACTACAAAAGACTCGTGCAAGACTTTCCCGATCCTCCGCAAGCCGTCGCATTTCGTTCTGAAACCAGTCCAGAGGCGTGTCGCTGACTCGACCAGGATCGCCCGTTCGCAGCTCAACCGGATCCACAAAATTGCTTGGGGTATGGATATGTCCAACCCCTTCTGTCATTTCTGAGAAAGCCGTCTGCAACATACCCGTTTCGGGAGCCTTGAATCCGATACTTGCCGTGATGCATGTCCCTTCAGCAATCCCCCAATGAGGGAGTTTAGGTGGCAAATAGAGCATATCTCCTGGCTTGGCAACGAATTCCTGATCTGGATGAAGCTCTTTCAGGAGTTGCATTGATGCATCCTCTCTCATCGGACGATCATCAGTGACCGGAGAATTTTCGATTTTCCAGCGCCGCTCACCGCTGAGCTGAATAAGAAAGACGTCGTAACTGTCCACATGGGGACCTACGCTCCCTCCTGGAGCCGCGTAGCTCAGCTGAACATCATCCAGACGCCAGTTGGGGATAAACCGAAATAATTCGAGCAGCTGGCGCATCTGATCAAGTTCCCGCTCTGTATCCTGCACCAGTAATGTCCAGTATGAGAGCTCCTCGAAACTCTCAAGCTCTTCCCATTCAAATGGTCCGGTAAATAATTCCCATGACTGGTCCACGGTGTCTTCTTCAATCAGGCGCGAATCGAATTCAGCGCTGACCGCCATCCGAAATATGTCACTCCGAGTAATATCGAAACTGGATTTTTCAAACGCATCCTGCAGGATCAGCGGACGTTTCTGCCAATAATCACGCATAAAGACGTCAAGGGAGTACTGTCCGCGGAAAGGACGAACCATCAGAAGATCAGTTTTATGAGTTCGAATAAAGGCCAGATTAAAAGCAATGCCATTATCCAGGCCATGGCCGTTCGGCTGCGGGTCTGACGCGGAAATTCATAGGCGCAATACGGACATACGTCCAGGGTGCGGTCCACTTCCAGGGCACATGATGGGCATTCTTGCATTGGTCGCAGACAAAGTTCGACCTATCAACGCGCCGCATCCCAAATACGTTCAATGGAACAGCTTTCTGTTTTATGCTTACACGCCGAGCTAGCACAAAATTATTTTTCTCAGTGCTCCTATACACTCCCATAGCGCTCCCGATTGTAGACGCTTCGGCATCTGTCGAAATTGTCATTGCAACGACTGACCATTTTCGGTTCGCGGACGAAATCTGTCACCTAATCAAAACGGCAGCAGCGCAACGAGGTACCGGCATTGCCGAACGTGCCCCCGAATATATTCGCACCAAAATGGAAGAGGGAAAGGCCGTAATTGCACTCGGTACACATGATCAGGTGGCTGGTTTCTGCTACATTGAAACATGGGACCACGGGAAGTACGCGGTCAACTCGGGGCTCATTATCTCTCCTGCTTTTCGTAGGCAGGGGCTTGCACGCCGGATCAAGCGCCGGGCGTTTGAGCTTTCAAGAACTCTCTACCCCGAAGCCAAACTGTTCGGCATTACGACCAGTCTTGCTGTGATGAAAATCAACTCTGAGCTTGGCTACAAGCCGGTAACATTCAGTGAGCTCACGGATGATGATGAGTTCTGGCAGGGATGTCAGAGCTGCCCCAACTATGATGTGCTGACACGAATGAAGCGAAAAATGTGTCTCTGCACAGGTATGCTCTACGATCCGGGAGAGACTCCTTCCTCAGAATAGCGCCGAAAATGTCGCGCGCCATTGGTGTTGCCTTGCCGATTCCTGTGGACAAGGTATATGCCTATGAGCTACCCGGTGAGCTTGAGGAATCCGTACAGATAGGATCCCTGGTCCTGGTTCCAGTGCGTAACCGTACCTATACAGGGGTTGTTACGGAACTGGACGTACAAGTCCGTGAAGGCATAAGACTCCGAACCGTGCGTGCCGCCGTGAGTCATGAACCCTTATTTGACCCAGAACTCCTTCAACTTACCCGCTGGATATCACGGTACTATGTTTGTGCCTGGGGAGAAGTACTCAGCGCAGCACTCCCGGCGGGGATGCAGACAAAAGAGCGGATCGTGTACTATCTGGCTTCCGAGTCAGACCTCCACTGGGTGGGAATTTCTCCTGAACTGCAAGTGCACCTGATGAAGCATCGCCGAACGACTCCTGCCAAGCTGAAACGCGTTGGCCTTCGTATTTCCGAACAGGAGATCATCAGAGCGGAATCTCAGGGAGCGCTTCGGAAAACCGTCGAACTCCAAGAACCAACGGTGGGCATGAAGACCGGAGAGTTTATCTCTCTTGCGCCCGCATTTCGCTCAGTTGATGCCCT from Rhodothermaceae bacterium carries:
- a CDS encoding cupin domain-containing protein; protein product: MVRPFRGQYSLDVFMRDYWQKRPLILQDAFEKSSFDITRSDIFRMAVSAEFDSRLIEEDTVDQSWELFTGPFEWEELESFEELSYWTLLVQDTERELDQMRQLLELFRFIPNWRLDDVQLSYAAPGGSVGPHVDSYDVFLIQLSGERRWKIENSPVTDDRPMREDASMQLLKELHPDQEFVAKPGDMLYLPPKLPHWGIAEGTCITASIGFKAPETGMLQTAFSEMTEGVGHIHTPSNFVDPVELRTGDPGRVSDTPLDWFQNEMRRLAEDRESLARVFCSAMTHPVRENWPGMAKDPVPSAEEIPDDLRQGSTYVRLTPSCMVYREFDDCIRIYALGIECQLKLESKPFAQLLTGTEILNFDSLKSYLWDQEALELMQLLLDSMVLIRVEGSN
- a CDS encoding zinc ribbon domain-containing protein; translated protein: MQECPSCALEVDRTLDVCPYCAYEFPRQTRSRTAMAWIMALLLIWPLFELIKLIF
- a CDS encoding GNAT family N-acetyltransferase — encoded protein: MLTRRASTKLFFSVLLYTPIALPIVDASASVEIVIATTDHFRFADEICHLIKTAAAQRGTGIAERAPEYIRTKMEEGKAVIALGTHDQVAGFCYIETWDHGKYAVNSGLIISPAFRRQGLARRIKRRAFELSRTLYPEAKLFGITTSLAVMKINSELGYKPVTFSELTDDDEFWQGCQSCPNYDVLTRMKRKMCLCTGMLYDPGETPSSE